The sequence below is a genomic window from Hemitrygon akajei chromosome 2, sHemAka1.3, whole genome shotgun sequence.
AGATACAATAGCTGACCCCagaagatttgcaggtgaagcattgcctcacctggagagaCTGCTTGGAACCCTGAATGGAGGTGCggggggaggtgaatgggcaggtgtagaactTAGTCCACTTGCAGGGATAGGTGCCAGGAAGGCAATTAgttgggagggacaaatggacaagggaattgcagagggagcAATCTCTACAGAAAGCGGAGTTGGGGGGAGGTTACGATGTGCTTAGTGGCagaatccctttggagatggcagaagttgcacaggatgatgtgttggatgtgaatgctgatggggtggtaggtaaggacaaaaggaactcATTGTTAAGGTGATGAGAAGATGGAGGTGAACGTGGATGTTCGGGAAATacaggagatgcaggtgagagcaGCATCAGTAATGGAGGGAGGGAAATGCATTAGGGTTCTGTGAAGAGGGaggtcctggaatggaaagccataTCCTGGGAACATAAACAGCAgaggtgaaggaactgagaaaagggaatagtatttttacaggagataggatgggaagagatatagtcaagataaccaaaTCAGTAGGCTTATAGAAGATGCCTGTTGACAGTTCCTCTCCAGAGCTCgaaacagagagattgagaaaggggagggagatgccagagatggaccaagtgaatttaagggtagggtggaaattagaggcaaagttgatgaaactgaGGCACTTTTCATTGGGAGGATGTTGCGTTTGTACAATACTATTTGTCAAAGGGTTAATGCATATCTTAAGGCGATTAGCTAAAGCTTTGATAAACAGGGGGTGGAAGTTAGATCAGGCGTTTTCtcgggcattttgtgtgtgttgctcaggattttcagcatcttcagaatctatTGTTTATGATTGCTGTAATGAGAGGGCAGATGGAGCTGAGGCCGAGtgtcctgttactgctatccccAAAAAATGGTTTATGGCCTTTTTAAGCAATGAGCTTCCTCAGGAGAAATACTTGAGAAATGCAGCTGCAGACTTTGCGTTGAGGCTTGTGTTATAATCTGGTCACGGCTTGAGTGCTATCTACAACGACAACCTAAGTAAGCTGCTTATTGCTTAAACTGTCAGGCTGTAACTTGCTCTGACATTTTCTAGGCTTATTTCCAGAGCTTATTCCCCGAAATGAAATAAGGAAAATAATATGCTGTCTCAAAGCTGGTGTGACAGGAGGCGGGGCAGCGATGGCTCCATCAAAGGCACCCAATCGGACAGCGAGAGCTGAGGAAGGCGGAAGCGGCTGGGCGTTAAATTGCCCCGCGTCCACTGGAAACCTCAGAGCACAGATGATTTTTCTCCTTCTCCCCTTGTTGTCTAGTTACACCCTCCTCAGATCCAAAAAGCCATGTGTAGGGGCTGCCACCACCCCCAGCGAGCCTCCATGGTCCCCGGGCTCTCGCTGGAGTACAGGGACGACCCATTCCTGAAAAAGCAGAGGGGCATCGAGCCGGAGATCTTCTCCTTCCAGCCAGTCGCAGTGGTCAAGCGCCGTGTGTCGATCGGTGGCCGGTGCCCGGGAAGGCGCCGAGCTGTTAAAGTCCTCTATCCAGCGCAGGTAAGTGTCCAATTCCCCAGAATATATTAAATTGATCTTAACCCCATCTCAATCAATGTTCAATGTGCACTGTCCTTTAAAACTGCGCCAATCTCTTAGTACTTCAAGCAACCGGCCATCTAATCTGGAGAGCTCCCAAACCGATTGCGGGTGTTAAGCTGGCGCGCATCTGCAGGTCAGGATTAAAACTAAAAGAGGACTCACTTGTAAAGTGAGGTTGATTTTGTTATGGATAGATTTGGGCTGTTTGTATCGGCTGGGCGTGAGGGAGAGTGTAGAGAAGGGGAATTTCAGCACCCCCTGTTTCTGTTTGGATTCCCTGCTTCAATACTCTCAGAAAATACCGAAGTGGGAGGGGGCGGGGTGTAGAGCAAAATAAACGGTAAATGTTCTCCCAAGTGTCCACATCTGGCGCTGAGGGGGACAGACTTTGTTGCAGACTTTCTCAGTCACTTTACTCAGGCGATAGGGGTGCAGGGGAATAGCAGTTTGCAACTTGGAGCTTGGGTCAGTTCTCCCTGGCGTTCCACCCCCTTCCACATCGGCTCAGGTTATTTATCCCTGAAACAATGCGCCATGCAGGAGTTGTTTGTGGGAACGGAAACGAGAGATCTGACGGTTGCTGATCGTGTAAATCTTTCTGCGCGCAAATTTTGCCTGGAGCGATCGCGATTATAAACAGAAGACGGAACATCCGCGGTTGACTGTAAAGAGCTTTGAGTTGTTAAGCCATGATAAATGCAATAGCAATGTTGATCGTTTCTCTTGTTCATCTGCAGGTCAGAATGTATCTCCCGCCGGAAAAGAAGGACTGGGTAAAGAGGATGTTCTTCCTGTTCCTGGCCATTGTCCTGCTCCAGGTGTACGAAGCCACAGAGGACAACGAGGAGATCGCTGCTCCGGCGGCACCAGGCGACGTGACTCCGTTGTTGCCCACTAACAGATCCGCCCTGCTACTGCCAAACCTGCCCATATCGGGGGCTGGAGCCAGCTCAGCCGTGGGGATCCCACGGGTCAGAATCGCTGGATCCATCGTCCATGTGTGCAG
It includes:
- the LOC140738003 gene encoding uncharacterized protein, with protein sequence MCRGCHHPQRASMVPGLSLEYRDDPFLKKQRGIEPEIFSFQPVAVVKRRVSIGGRCPGRRRAVKVLYPAQVRMYLPPEKKDWVKRMFFLFLAIVLLQVYEATEDNEEIAAPAAPGDVTPLLPTNRSALLLPNLPISGAGASSAVGIPRVRIAGSIVHVCRRNGSSLHQGIARDLPDRRCVVLGLREVKSGDGLKSGSLAR